Genomic window (Rathayibacter sp. VKM Ac-2760):
TCGTGCACCTTCGCCGCGCCCGCGCGGTGCCCGTGCGCCGCCGTCTCGAGCGCCCGCTGGCGGGCCCACCGGCGGTTCCCGTCGATGATCATCGCGACGTGGTTCGGCAGCGCGGCACCCTCGAGACTCGACCGCAGGCGCTTCTTGTAGACGCCGTAGAGGAGGTCCCTTCCCACAGGCAGTCTCGGCTTCGGCACGGTGCCACGGTAGTCGAATCCGCGCCGCCGTAGCGGACCCCGGCCGTTCCCCCGGCCGATCCGGCTCTCCCGGTCGCCCCGCGGCGGCGGGTCGTATCCTCGTGCCTATGAGCCACCGGCCGACCTCCCCCACCCCCGATCCGGATGCGCGCGCCGTGGCCCGGGACGACGCGGCCGGCGCGTCGCTGCCCGCACTCCCGCTCGTCGAGGACGAGATCGCGCACGGACCGGCGACCGAGACGCGGCCCACCTGGCGCGGCTGGATCCACGCCGGGCTGTTCCCGCTGGCGATCGCCGCCGGGATCGTCCTGGTGACGCTCGCGGACGGCGCTCCGGCGAAGTGGGCGGCCACCGTGTTCGCGGCGTCGTCGCTGCTGCTCTTCGGCAACTCCGCGCTCTACCACCGCTTCGACTGGTCGCCGCGGACGAAGATCATCCTCAAGCGGATCGACCACGCGAACATCTTCCTGCTCATCGCGGGCACCTACACGCCGCTCGCCGCGCTCGCCCTGCCGCCCTCGCAGGGCACGCTGCTGCTCGTGCTGGTCTGGGCGGGGGCGCTGCTCGGGATCGGCTTCCGCGTGTTCTGGATCTCGGCACCGCGCTGGCTCTACGTGCCGCTCTACCTGCTCCTGGGCTGGGCCGCCGTGATGTACCTCGGCCCGCTGTTCGAGGCGAGCGCGGCGATGATGGTGCTCGTCCTCGTCGGCGGCCTCTGCTACACCGTCGGCGCGGTGATCTACGGGCTCAAGCGGCCGAACCCGGTGCCCGGGGTCTTCGGCTTCCACGAGATCTTCCACGCGCTCACCGCGGTGGCGTTCCTCTGCCACTGGACGGCGGCGCTGATCGTCTGCCTGCACCCGACGTACAACGTCGGCTGACCGCGGCGCGACCGCCTAGCGGCCGGCCGGGCCCTCCGCGCTCTCGTGCTCCTCGGCGTCGAGCTGCTCGTTGACCTGCGCGCGGTAGGTCGTCCGGCGGACCCGGCGGACCATGTCGAGCGCGAGGAAGACGGCGGCCAGCGCGATCACGAACATCGTGACGAAGCCGAAGAGGCCGGGCGTGACCGTGTCCTCGTTGAACTCGGGCGGGGTGGTGGGGACGGGGGTCGCCTCGGCGGCGCGGATCAGAGCGTACTGGGCGGCCTCGAGCACGGTCGCGGCGATCATGCGGTCTGCTCCTCGGAGACGGTGGTGGCGGCCGGTGCGGCGTCATCCGGCAGCGCGACGTCGATCCCCGCGAAGAGGTCGGTCTCGGGCGTCGGCGCGTCGACACGGCTCTGCACGAGCTGGAAGTCGTCGGTCGGCCAGGCGGCGTCGATGGCCGAGTGCGGCAGGAAGAAGAACTTGTTGTCCGGAGCGACCTGGCTCGCGTGCGCCAGCAGGGCCGCGTCGCGGCGGTCGTGGAAGCCCGAGACGACGATCTTCGTGGTGGCGAGGTAGGGCGTCTCCTCGTTCCAGCGCTTCATCTCCTCGAAGGAGGCGAGCAGCGGGTCCTCCGGGTCGATCGCCCGGATGTGCTCGGCGATCGCGCGCAGCTTCTGCGAGGTGAAGACGCGGTCGTAGTAGAGCTTCGAGACCGACCAGGGGGCGCCGAGACCGGGGTACTCCGTCGCCTCGCCCGCGGCCCGGAACGCCTCGACGGCGACCTGGTGCGCACGGATGTGGTCGGGGTGCGGGTAGCCGCCGTTCTCGTCGTAGCTGATGATCACGTGCGGGCGGAACCGGCGCACCAGTCGCACCAGCGGGGCGGAGGCGGTGGCGAGCGGCAGGCCGGCGAAGGAGTCCGCGGCGACCGCG
Coding sequences:
- the mca gene encoding mycothiol conjugate amidase Mca; its protein translation is MSQAVQVSADSEAPAAAAPREVPRLLAVHAHPDDESSKGAATLASYADRGAEVMVVSCTGGEAGSILNEALSARAHAERDMGGLRRYEMAAAREALGVEHTWLGFVDSGMPEDGAVAADSFAGLPLATASAPLVRLVRRFRPHVIISYDENGGYPHPDHIRAHQVAVEAFRAAGEATEYPGLGAPWSVSKLYYDRVFTSQKLRAIAEHIRAIDPEDPLLASFEEMKRWNEETPYLATTKIVVSGFHDRRDAALLAHASQVAPDNKFFFLPHSAIDAAWPTDDFQLVQSRVDAPTPETDLFAGIDVALPDDAAPAATTVSEEQTA
- a CDS encoding hemolysin III family protein; the encoded protein is MSHRPTSPTPDPDARAVARDDAAGASLPALPLVEDEIAHGPATETRPTWRGWIHAGLFPLAIAAGIVLVTLADGAPAKWAATVFAASSLLLFGNSALYHRFDWSPRTKIILKRIDHANIFLLIAGTYTPLAALALPPSQGTLLLVLVWAGALLGIGFRVFWISAPRWLYVPLYLLLGWAAVMYLGPLFEASAAMMVLVLVGGLCYTVGAVIYGLKRPNPVPGVFGFHEIFHALTAVAFLCHWTAALIVCLHPTYNVG